aacatgggtttgaactgcgtGGGTCCACTTATACAAGGTGTGTCTTCCACCTTTGCCATCCCTGAGACAGTACGACcaactcctcctcttctttctcctccttatCCTGCTTAAAATGAAGATGAGaagaatgaagacctttatgatgatctactcctacttaatgaaaagtaaatatattttctttccttatgatagtcttaacattttcttttctctagctcacgtaattgtaagaatacagtatataatacatacagcATACAAAATACGTGTTAAGCAACTGTTTATCAGTAATTATAGGGACAGAAGGCAGAGAAATTGTGGGCAGAAGAGGGCGGGTCCCTGCTGAGGGCCctaccctcaagcctggaactgaggcccagagtgagAACACACATCCCTGTTTTCCcacttgaatgttgccttttccaaaactatccatggcctgccccaccccccatcctgtgcccatttAAAACCCCAGGCTCTGTCACCAGAGAGAGGAGAATAGGAGAAATACTGGGACATCAGAGACTATGgtcagagagaagcagcttgacttcagagggacaacTTGATGGCGTAGCTTCAGAGAGGAGTCCAGTTGGGGATGGTCGGACTCTAGGGGAAGATTATCTTCCTCCTCCATCACCTTTTCAGCTCCTCTTCTTTCTGAGAGTcactttcatcagcaataaaatccccAGCACTTATCATCCTTCAAATTTGTTCATGTGACCTCATTTCTCCTGGACACTGGAAAAGAACTCAGGCATggtgcaaaaggctgtcacactgaccttCCACTGAGCTGTTGACACTTAAGCTATCCGTAGATGGCAAAGCTAAAAAGCACTGATTGTAACGCTCcttctggggcttcaggggtcgTGGGCATCCCCCTAGATGCTGCTGCAGGGCCAATATGAAGTTCATTCCTTCCAGCACCCAAAAGCACtcaccccagctcctgcaccttCTCACCTGCGCACTCCCTCTCATGAGGGGTTGAGCACAGCGGGGTAAAACTGAGTGGAGCTCACCCCTGCTGGCATCTGTGCACTCCAGTTCCCACCTGTGAAGGAGTCAGGGAAAATTTCCTGCTTCAATAAGGCCTCTGATGAATAGTAGGCTTAGTTGAATATTGGGAAAATCAAAAGTAATAGTGGAATTTTGACTGTGTGGGGAGTCAGCAACCCAACCCCTGTATtattcaagagtcaactgtatatTGAGTGTATAGTAAATTATTATTCAAACTTTCATAATATTAATAACTGGCACATTCAAATGTACTATGTACAAAATTGTAACATGATGAAGACCAGCAGCACATTAGTTTTTGCTGCCTCACGTTCTTTTCTACTTTTGTCACCTCCCCAAATAGAAACCCATCTTGCCATTTGTCTTCTTTCATATTCTCATTCTTACACagttttaagatattttctaCCAAATCAATGTCctgtttctttcctcccttctaaattatttttatcagtttcTATAAAACAATCTTGGAAGCAAAGCACCACTTCTCTTATCTATTCtcaaaacttttcctttttccactCCTGGCATTAACAGAAGCCTGACTTTTTTTGTAATACATGATCCCCCAACAATTTACCGAAATTGagactttttcttcttccacatAATGTACACTTAAATTTGAAGAGTGTCACTAAGTATCCTCTTACACCCAATATAGCCTCCATGCCATGAATCTATGTTTTAGTAACCATAAAGATTGCTCTGGGTCCCAAAGTCTTTCATAATCATTGAAGATTTTAGTATCTGCCTCATACTTTCCCTCTCTACTTTATTTCCCACCATCATTCCTATTAACTATTGTATTCATGTGGGTGACTAGAGTTTTAACATGAATATTCAGTTCTTTGACTTCAGCATCTACAATCATCTTTTATCTCCAGTCTTACCTTATATCAATCTCTTTCTTGCATGGTCACATTATAGATTTAATCACAACTCAGATCTTCTCCAGCTTTGAAATCTTGATGGCTTGTGATTTTACTCgctatataattattatttgactTCAAGGAGATCTCCTAATTCTTGGTCATTATATTTTCTCTCAGTATTCTGGAGCAAGTAAATGTGAGATCCCAAGCAGGAAGTGCCCAGTTGATTCCTAACCCACAGAATCTGTAAGAATAATAATAGAGTTGCTTTTTTATGCTACTATATTTTGCTGATTTGTTAGGCATTGATAATAAAGAACAGTTTCCAATTTCAGCTGAGTCTTCAATGAAATACTGCAATtcatttacatgtttttatttaccTATCTCTTCCAACCACCTCAATATTGATAACTATGACTTTTATCAAGTCTCCATGGCTAATCTCAACCCTGATCATGCTTGGATAAATACTCTAActcatataaaaggaaaatttagatCAGATCATTAAAGTGTTATATATTTGAGTTCTCTCCATTCCTACACCATCACCCCACCAGAACTAGTCCCTCTATACACATCAAAcctcatattttctctttatcttcagAAGGTAAAGTGCCCTTTTAGCTGTGCCTTTTACCAgaccatctttatttcttttctccttccttttccatgtttccttccttccctccctccttctttccttcttttctcattttatttttcttgtctttctttctatttttactcAGAACCTATGTATATGTAAGGAACTATGCTAGACACTATGCTTATAAATATCTGTTCTGAAAAGCTTTGCCCTTATGTAAAGGAGGGCATAATAGTTTCACTACTGTGTTCTTCCATAAGCCGTCCTGTAATATTGGAGAGTTTTTCCACTTCTTCTACTCTGCTGATAATATCACTACATCTCATAAACCTGCTCAATAACTTAACATTCTTTCACTTAGATGAAATTAATgtaacataaaattgaccattatAAAGAACATCCatattaaaactaagaaataccacaaatcaataacctaaactCACAAATTTAGAAACTagtaaaagaagagcaaaataaatagaaagcaagcagaaggaaataatacaaattagagcagaaataaataaattaggaagTAGAAGCAATACATAAATCCAACAGTTGCCTCTTggtaaagataaacaaaatttagaatcctttagctagactttccaaaaaaagaaaaaaagagagagttgactcaatttaataaaatcagaaataaaagagatatCACTACTgactttatagaaataaaaaaaaagtataagggAATagtataaacaattatataacaACAGATTGTCTAACCTAAACAGCATGGACAAATTCCTAAATAGATACAAAGCCAACATAGGGAGAAATAGATAATCATTGTAGACCTGAATTGGCAATTTGAATACTTTCCACAGATGAAAGCACAGGACCAGACTGCTTCCCTGATAAATTCTATAAAATCTAAACAAAAATCAATACCAATCCTtcacaaactctttcaaaaattatataaggAGAAAAGACTTACCACATTCTACAaggctagtattaccctgatagcaaaaccaggcaaagacatcatgagaaagaaaaaaaaatgaatacagatatttcttatgaatattggctcatgattcttaaagaaaataccAGCTACCTAAATcaagcaaaatatgaaaaaataaattatacacaaagaccaaatgggatttatcctgCAATTCAAGGTTGGTTTGACAtccaaaaatcaatcaatgtattACAGTGTATTACACCATAggatgaacaaaaaataaaacgcTTTCTTGACACAAGAAAAGTGTTTGACAAATTCAACACTTAAGAAACTAGGAGTACAAAATAACCTCCTCAAGCTGCTAGAAaccatctacaaaatacctgcaGGTAATATCAGAATTAACAGTGAGACTAAATGTTTTCCCTGTAAGatcaggaagaagacaaagatgtCTGCTCTTAAAATTCCTaatcaacattgtactggaggttctagtcaGTGCAATTGCATAAGAAAAGGCAATAAAAGGCATTTAGAcataacagaagaaataaaagtacatTTGAAGATGACATAATCTTGAATATAGAAAATCCTAGGTAGTTTATTGAAATCATGTTagatataataaacataaaaacataataaaaacgATGAACTTAGAATTAACCTTAAAATGACCCAAACACAAAAATCTACTTACAATATCATCAAAAAGAATAGAATACTTCTCTTTTTCCGGCTGGAACCATGGAGGGtgcagaagagaagaagaagaaggttcCTGCTGTGCCAGAAACCCTTAAGAAAAAGCGAAGGAATTTCGCAGAGCTGAAGATCAAGCGCCTGAGAGAGAAGTTTGCCCAAAAGATGCTTcgaaaggcaaggaggaagctTATCTATGAAAAAGCGAAGCACTATCACAAGGAATATAGGCAGATGTACAGAACTGAAATTCGAATGGCGAGGATGGCAAGAAAAGCTTGCAACTTCTATGTACCTGCTGAACCCAAATTGGCATTTGTCATCAGGATCAGAGGTATCAATGGCGTGAGCCCAAAGGTCCGAAAGGTATTGCAGCTTCTTCGCCTTCGTCAAATCTTCAATGGAACCTTTGTGAAGCTCAACAAGGCTTCAATTAATATGCTGAGGATTGTAGAGCCATATATTGCATGGGGGTAGCCCAATCTGAAGTCAGTAAATGAGCTAATCTACAAGCGTGGTTATGGCAAAATCAGTAAGAAGCAAATTGCTTTGACAGATAACGCTTTGATTGCTCGATCTCTTGGTAAATATGGCATCATCTGCATGGAGGATCTGATTCATGAGATCTATACTGTTGGAAAACGCTTCAAAGAGGCAAATAACTTCCTGTGGCCCTTCAAATTATCTTCTCCATGAggtggaatgaagaaaaagaccacCCACTTTGTAGAAGGTGGAGATGCTGGCAACAGGGAGGACCACATCAACAGGCTTATTAGAAGAATGAACTAAGGTGTCTACTATGATTATTTTTCGAGTCTCGTCAGCTTAATAAACAGTACCTGCTCTCAAAATGAAATACATTGttgtatttgtgattttttttttttattagcctGCCTCTGTCTTCCCTTAACTATTGTGGTAAGTCTGGTGTGTGATAAAATTAAGCCAAATCAATTGCCCGTTTTGTGCAAAATCAGGATCGAGTCTGAAAAACATCTCTTAGGTTTTAAAAAGGCttttctctacaaaagattttgtttttaaccgTGCTGAGTGATTCAAAATGGGTTTATTCTAAGCCT
This portion of the Macaca thibetana thibetana isolate TM-01 chromosome X, ASM2454274v1, whole genome shotgun sequence genome encodes:
- the LOC126945307 gene encoding 60S ribosomal protein L7-like, whose amino-acid sequence is MEGAEEKKKKVPAVPETLKKKRRNFAELKIKRLREKFAQKMLRKARRKLIYEKAKHYHKEYRQMYRTEIRMARMARKACNFYVPAEPKLAFVIRIRGINGVSPKVRKVLQLLRLRQIFNGTFVKLNKASINMLRIVEPYIAWG